In one Juglans regia cultivar Chandler chromosome 11, Walnut 2.0, whole genome shotgun sequence genomic region, the following are encoded:
- the LOC109007725 gene encoding splicing factor U2af small subunit B-like codes for MAEHLASIFGTEKDRVNCPFYFKIGACRHGDRCSRLHNRPTISPTLLLSNMYQRPDMITPGVDAQGQPIDPRKIQEHFEDFYEDIFEELSKFGEIESLNVCDNLADHMIGNVYVQFKEEDQAASALQALQGRFYSGRPIIADFSPVTDFREATCRQFEENSCNRGGYCNFMHVKLIGRELRRKLFGRFRGYRISRSRSRSLSPRHRRGHRDYRDRDRDYGGNVKRLSKDRYDRDGGGGGRRRHASPRRSRSPVPGREGSEERRARIEQWNREREEQ; via the coding sequence ATGGCGGAGCACTTGGCTTCGATCTTCGGTACCGAAAAGGACCGGGTCAACTGCCCCTTCTACTTCAAGATCGGTGCTTGTCGCCACGGCGATCGCTGCTCTCGCCTCCACAATCGCCCCACGATATCTCCGACACTCCTCCTGTCGAACATGTACCAGCGCCCGGACATGATCACCCCGGGCGTGGACGCCCAGGGTCAGCCCATCGACCCGCGCAAGATCCAGGAGCACTTCGAAGACTTTTACGAGGACATCTTCGAGGAGCTCAGCAAGTTCGGCGAGATCGAGAGCCTCAACGTCTGCGACAACCTCGCCGACCACATGATCGGCAATGTCTACGTTCAGTTCAAGGAGGAGGACCAGGCCGCATCCGCCTTGCAGGCCCTTCAGGGACGTTTCTACTCGGGCCGCCCCATCATCGCCGATTTTTCTCCGGTCACCGATTTCCGCGAGGCCACGTGTCGGCAGTTCGAGGAGAACAGTTGTAACCGAGGCGGGTACTGCAACTTCATGCACGTGAAGCTGATTGGAAGAGAGCTAAGGAGGAAGCTTTTTGGAAGGTTCCGTGGGTATAGGATTAGCCGGAGTCGTAGCAGGAGTTTGAGCCCCCGTCATAGGCGAGGGCATAGGGACTATAGGGACCGGGATCGTGATTATGGAGGGAATGTGAAGCGACTGAGCAAGGACAGGTATGACAGGgacggtggtggtggtggaaggAGAAGGCATGCTAGCCCGAGGCGGAGCAGGAGCCCCGTACCCGGGAGGGAAGGTAGTGAGGAGCGGCGAGCTAGAATTGAACAGTGGAATCGAGAAAGGGAGGAGCAGTAA
- the LOC109007726 gene encoding mitotic spindle checkpoint protein BUBR1: MEEETHTEIEGLDPETEFLLSKRQTGNEWELFKENVRPLKRGRKVGILNDALKSHNDNHLKKSLLENRRRLIEAIDEYNGDDPLQPWLECIKWVQEAFPPGGDYSGLVVIYEQCVRTFWHSDRYKDDLRYLKVWLEYAENCVDAEIIYNFLDANEIGKSHAVYYISYAWHMELKNKLKLANEIYDLGISRNAQPVEKLKDAYKKFFARSMRRPKATDEDSMDKRLPARSFGTVLTGGENRMHTTDNSDIVRKNPNRARATPLAIYKDSNAVDIPLHHQPDKSKTDLNSWQFLGARAERSKENNPVPTKWTSFKVPHKPVSRTGGATASACIEVFVDEECEEMHKMDPEGGKSSTLQLRHGDGQELKKETELLRENPLRNFPANSLPR, translated from the exons ATGGAGGAGGAGACCCACACCGAGATCGAGGGGTTGGATCCAGAGACGGAGTTTCTTCTCTCGAAGAGACAGACTGGGAACGAGTGGGAGCTTTTCAAGGAGAACGTGAGGCCTTTGAAGAGAGGCCGTAAAGTTGGCATCCTAAATGACGCCCTCAAATCCCACAACGACAATCATCTCAAGAAATCTCTTCTTGAAAACCGAAG GAGGTTGATCGAGGCGATCGATGAGTATAATGGAGATGACCCACTTCAGCCATGGCTCGA gtGTATTAAGTGGGTTCAGGAAGCATTTCCACCGGGTGGAGACTACTCGGGGTTGGTTGTGATATATGAACAATGCGTGCGTACTTTTTGGCATTCTGATCGCTATAAGGATGATCTACGATACCTTAAAGTGTGGTTGGAATAT GCTGAAAATTGTGTTGATGCAGAAATCATATACAATTTTCTAGATGCAAATGAAATTGGCAAGTCACATGCTGTGTACTATATATCATACGCTTGGCACATGGAATTGAAGAACAAGTTGAAACTTGCCAACGAAATTTATGATCTTGGTATATCCAG GAATGCTCAACCAGTTGAAAAATTGAAGGATGCctataagaaattttttgcCCGCTCAATGAGAAGACCAAAAGCAACAGAT gaGGATTCAATGGACAAGCGCTTACCAGCACGGAGTTTTGGAACTGTACTCACTGGGGGAGAAAATC GAATGCATACCACTGATAACTCTGATATTGTCAGGAAAAATCCAAATAG gGCTCGTGCAACTCCACTCGCGATTTATAAAGATTCAAATGCTGTTGATATCCCATTGCATCATCAGCCAGATAAATCAAAGACAGACTTGAATTCTTGGCAGTTTCTTGGAGCTCGAGCAGAGAGAAGCAAAGAAAACAATCCAGTCCCTACCAAGTGGACGTCATTCAAG GTGCCTCACAAACCTGTATCTAGAACTGGAGGAGCAACTGCAAGTGCCTGTATTGAGGTGTTTGTTGATGAAGAATGTGAAGA AATGCATAAGATGGATCCTGAGGGTGGCAAGTCTTCGACTTTGCAACTTAGGCATGGGGATGGCCAAGAACTTAAAAA GGAAACAGAGCTACTGAGGGAGAATCCATTGCGTAATTTTCCAGCAAACAGCCTTCCAAGATGA
- the LOC109007728 gene encoding calvin cycle protein CP12-3, chloroplastic codes for MASRAAPGVIGSSRSPPFSFRSAASLPMISLPVRIHANGKTNKGLTVRAMAVAKFKGTQRREKHLTEMIERKVTEAKEVCEGDATSDECKVAWDEVEEVSQAKADLRLKLQQEKDPLESFCQDNPETDECRVYED; via the coding sequence ATGGCGTCGAGAGCTGCTCCAGGCGTTATTGGTTCTTCTCGTTCACCACCGTTCTCTTTCAGATCTGCTGCTTCGCTTCCCATGATATCGCTTCCCGTACGGATCCATGCGAATGGAAAGACGAACAAGGGCTTGACGGTGAGAGCGATGGCAGTGGCGAAATTCAAAGGGACTCAGCGGAGAGAGAAGCATCTGACGGAGATGATCGAGAGGAAGGTGACGGAAGCGAAGGAGGTGTGCGAGGGGGACGCGACGTCGGACGAGTGCAAGGTAGCGTGGGACGAGGTCGAAGAGGTGAGTCAAGCAAAGGCCGATCTCAGGCTCAAGCTGCAGCAGGAAAAAGATCCTCTCGAGTCGTTTTGCCAGGACAATCCTGAGACTGACGAGTGCCGAGTCTACGAGGACTGA
- the LOC109007729 gene encoding chlorophyll a-b binding protein 7, chloroplastic: MAALLQPCTIIPSSSSYFFRGSKVFVPKPRTHLISKPASLCRASWQELAGVLIFSAIPFTAVKAIANSPLGESLQRRMEETKKFAVENSSKFKALAEKARKDSMWYGEERPRWLGPLPFDYPAYLTGELPGDYGFDVAGLGKDPVAFQKYFNFEILHARWAMLAALGALVPEVLDILGAFHFVEPVWWRVGYSKLKGDTLDYLGIPGLHLAGSQGVIVIAICQALLMVGPEYARFCGIEALEPLGIYLPGDINYPGGALFDPLNLSRDPETFEELKVKEIKNGRLAMVAWLGFYMQAALTGKGPVQNLLEHISDPFHNNLLTILKSM, encoded by the exons ATGGCGGCCCTGCTTCAGCCTTGCACGATAATTCcgtcttcttcttcctatttCTTTCGGGGCTCGAAGGTCTTCGTCCCTAAACCTCGAACCCACCTCATTTCCAAGCCGGCTTCGCTCTGTAGAGCTTCATGGCAGGAG CTTGCGGGAGTTCTCATATTCTCGGCGATTCCTTTCACCGCTGTAAAAGCCATAGCTAACAGTCCACTTGGAGAGTCACTTCAAAGGCGTATGGAGGAGACGAAGAAGTTTGCGGTTGAAAATTCCTCGAAATTTAAGGCCTTGGCTGAGAAGGCAAGAAAAGATAG CATGTGGTATGGAGAAGAACGCCCTCGTTGGCTTGGTCCACTTCCATTTGACTATCCCGCATATCTAACAGGGGAACTACCTGGGGATTATGGCTTTGATGTTGCAGGACTGGGCAAGGATCCTGTGGCTTTCCAGAAGTACTTCAA CTTTGAGATACTGCACGCACGCTGGGCTATGCTTGCAGCTCTTGGAGCTCTGGTTCCAGAAGTATTAGACATATTAGGAGCCTTTCACTTTGTAGAGCCTGTCTGGTGGCGAGTTGGCTATTCAAAGCTTAAG GGAGATACTCTTGATTATCTTGGCATTCCCGGACTTCATTTAGCTGGAAGCCAAGGAGTCATTGTCATTGCAATTTGCCAAGCACTCCTGATG GTTGGGCCAGAATATGCAAGATTTTGTGGAATTGAGGCATTGGAGCCTCTTGGAATATACTTGCCAGGTGATATCAACTATCCAGGAGGAGCACTTTTTGATCCCCTGAATCTCTCCAGAGATCCTGAAACTTTTGAGGAGCTGAaagtgaaagaaataaaaaatggacGCTTAGCAATGGTTGCTTGGTTAGGCTTTTACATGCAAGCGGCTTTGACTGGTAAAGGTCCTGTACAGAACCTTCTTGAGCACATCTCAGATCCTTTTCATAATAACTTGCTTACCATCCTCAAGTCCATGTAA
- the LOC109007727 gene encoding DExH-box ATP-dependent RNA helicase DExH12: protein MAHLGGGAEAHARHKQYEYRANSSLVLTTDSRPRDTHEPTGEPESLWGKIDPRSFGDRAFRGKPPELDEKLQKAKRKKKERDPLAEPAPGRQSKRRRLQEESVLTSSEEGVYQPKTKETRAAYEAMLSVIQQQLGGQPLSIVSGAADEILAVLKNDILKNPDKKKEIEKLLNPIPNPVFDQLVSIGRLITDYQDGGDASGPAAANGDDALDDDVGVAVEFEENEEEDEESDLDMVQEDEDDDDDVVEANGAGAMQMGGGIDDDDDMRDANESMSLNALSIGAYWLQGKISEAFEKQIDPQQCQKLAEDVLKILAEGDDREVESKLLVLLQFDKFSLIKFLLRNRLKIVWCTRLARAEDDDQKKKIEEEMMGLGPELAAIVDQLHATRASAKERQKNLEKSIREEARRLKDESGGDGDRGRRGPVDRDADSGWGQRQLLDLDSIAFEQGGRLVAAKKIELPDGSYRHSSKGYEEIHVPALKPKPFDPKEKLVKISDMPDWAQPAFKGMKELNRVQSKVYETALFKADNILLCAPTGAGKTNVAVLTILQQIALNRNSDGSFNHSNYKIVYVAPMKALVAEVVGNLSNRLQYFDVKVRELSGDQSLTRQQIEETQIIVTTPEKWDIITRKSGDRTYTQLVKLLIIDEIHLLHDNRGPVLESIVARTVRQIESSREHIRLVGLSATLPNYEDVALFLRVDLHQGLFHFDNSYRPVPLSQQYIGITVKKPLQRFQLMNDVCYEKVMAIAGKHQVLIFVHSRKETAKTARAIRDAALANDTLGRFLKEDSASREILHTHTDLVKSNELKDLLPYGFAIHHAGLARADRQLVEELFADGHVQVLVSTATLAWGVNLPAHTVIIKGTQIYNPEKGAWTELSPLDVMQMLGRAGRPQFDSYGEGIIITGHSELQYYLSLMNQQLPIESQFVSKLPDQLNAEIVLGTVQNAREASNWIGYTYLYVRMVRNPTLYGLPADVLTRDITLEERRADLIHSAATILDKNNLVKYDRKSGYFQVTDLGRIASYYYITHGTISTYNEHLKPTMGDIELCRLFSLSEEFKYVTVRQDEKMELAKLLDRVPIPIKESLEEPSAKINVLLQAYISQLKLEGLSLTSDMVFITQSAGRLMRALFEIVLKRGWAQLAEKALNLCKMINKRMWSVQTPLRQFNGIPNDTLMKLEKKDLAWDRYYDLSSQEIGELIRVPKMGRTLHKFIHQFPKLNLAAHVQPITRTVLRVELTITPDFQWEDKVHGYVEPFWVIVEDNDGEYVLHHEYFMLKKQYIDEDHTLNFTVPIYEPLPPQYFIRVVSDRWLGSQTVLPVSFRHLILPEKYPPPTELLDLQPLPVTALRNPSYEALYSFKHFNPVQTQVFTVLYNTDDNVLVAAPTGSGKTICAEFAILRNHQKGPESVMRVVYIAPLEALAKERYRDWERKFGKDGIKMRVVELTGEATTDLKLLEKGQIIISTPEKWDALSRRWKQRKPVQQVSLFIVDELHLIGGQGGPVLEVIVSRMRYIASQVENKIRIVALSTSLANAKDLGEWIGATSHGLFNFPPGVRPVPLEVHIQGVDIANFEARMQAMTKPTYTAIVQLAKNEKPALVFVPTRKHVRLTAVDLMTYSDGDGEKKPFLLQTPDKLDPYIDRVNDEMLKATLRHGVGYLHEGLTDRDRDIVSYLFGIGGIKVCVMSSSMCWGVSLSAHLVVVMGTQYYDGRENAHTDYPVTDLLQMMGHASRPLLDNSGKCVILCHAPRKEYYKKFLYEAFPVESHLHHFLHDNLNAEIVAKIIENKQDAVDYLTWTFMYRRLTQNPNYYNLQGVSHRHLSDHLSELVENTLSNLEASKCVIIEDDMDLTPSNLGMIASYYYISYTTIERFSSSLTSKTKMKGLLEILSSATEYALLPVRPGEEDVVRRLINHQRFSFENPKCTDPHVKANALLQAHFARQTVGGNLASDQREVLLSASRLLQAMVDVISSNGWLSLALLAMEISQMVTQGMWERDSMLLQLPHFTKELAKKCQENPGKSIETVFDLVEMEDDERRELLQMSDDQLLHIAQFCNRFPNIDMTYEVLDNDSVRAGREMTLLVTLERDMEGRTEVGPVDAPRYPKAKDEGWWLVVGDTKTNQLLAIKRVSLQRKSKVKLDFAPAEAGKKTYTLYFMCDSYLGCDQEYTFTVNVREAAGPDEDSGEE from the exons ATGGCGCATCTGGGCGGAGGTGCGGAAGCACACGCCAGGCACAAGCAGTACGAGTATCGAGCTAACTCCAGTCTGGTCTTGACCACCGACTCTCGCCCACGGGACACCCATGAGCCCACTGGCGAGCCCGAATCGCTATGGGGAAAGATCGACCCCAGAAGTTTCGGCGATAGGGCCTTCCGTGGGAAACCTCCCGAATTGGACGAGAAGCTTCAGAAAGccaagaggaagaagaaggaacgCGACCCACTTGCCGAGCCCGCACCCGGTCGCCAGAGCAAGCGGCGCCGCCTTCAAGAAGAAAGCGTCTTGACTTCTTCCGAGGAAGGTGTGTACCAGCCTAAGACTAAAGAGACGAGGGCTGCGTATGAGGCTATGCTTAGTGTCATTCAGCAACAGTTGGGTGGCCAGCCTCTCAGTATTGTCAGTGGCGCCGCAGATGAGATCTTGGCGGTCCTTAAGAATGATATACTGAAGAATCCGGACAAGAAAAAGGAGATTGAGAAGCTATTGAACCCGATTCCAAACCCTGTTTTTGATCAGTTGGTATCAATAGGGAGGCTTATCACGGATTACCAGGATGGGGGTGATGCCTCTGGGCCTGCTGCTGCAAATGGGGATGATGCTCTCGATGACGATGTGGGTGTTGCAGTTGAGTTTGAAGAGaatgaggaggaggatgaggagagTGATCTTGATATGGTCCAggaagatgaggatgatgatgacgacgTGGTGGAAGCAAATGGTGCTGGAGCTATGCAAATGGGGGGTGGGATTGACGATGACGATGACATGCGAGATGCAAATGAGAGTATGAGCCTTAATGCTCTGAGCATTGGCGCTTATTGGCTTCAGGGGAAGATATCTGAAGCATTTGAGAAACAGATTGATCCACAACAGTGCCAGAAGCTTGCAGAAGACGTGCTTAAGATACTCGCCGAAGGTGATGACAGAGAAGTTGAATCAAAGCTGTTGGTGCTTCTCCAATTCGATAAATTTAGCCTTATTAAGTTTTTGTTGAGGAATCGACTGAAGATTGTTTGGTGTACCCGCTTGGCGAGGGCCGAAGATGACGATCAGAAGAAAAAGATTGAGGAGGAAATGATGGGTTTGGGTCCAGAACTGGCGGCTATTGTGGATCAGTTGCATGCCACGAGGGCTAGTGCAAAAGAAAGGCAAAAGAATTTGGAGAAGAGTATTAGAGAAGAGGCTCGTCGGTTGAAGGATGAGAGCGGTGGAGATGGGGACAGAGGTAGGCGAGGTCCTGTTGATAGAGATGCAGACAGTGGTTGGGGCCAGCGCCAGTTGCTTGATCTTGACAGTATAGCTTTTGAACAAGGTGGTCGTTTGGTGGCGGCAAAAAAGATTGAGCTTCCAGATGGGTCTTATAGGCATTCTAGCAAGGgatatgaagaaattcatgtgCCTGCATTGAAGCCCAAACCATTTGATCCAAAAGAGAAACTGGTAAAAATATCTGATATGCCAGACTGGGCACAACCGGCTTTTAAAGGAATGAAAGAGTTGAACAGGGTACAGAGTAAAGTATATGAGACTGCACTTTTTAAAGCTGACAATATCCTCTTATGCGCTCCAACTGGGGCAGGGAAAACTAACGTTGCCGTGCTAACTATACTTCAGCAGATAGCATTAAACAGGAATTCAGATGGTTCATTTAACCACAGCAATTATAAGATTGTATATGTTGCTCCTATGAAAGCTCTAGTTGCTGAAGTTGTTGGAAATTTGTCCAATCGTTTGCAGTACTTCGATGTCAAGGTCAGGGAGTTAAGTGGAGATCAGTCACTGACTCGCCAGCAAATTGAAGAAACTCAAATTATAGTCACAACTCCAGAGAAGTGGGATATCATTACCAGGAAGTCTGGCGATCGGACTTATACGCAGCTTGTGAAGCTTCTCATCATTGATGagattcatcttcttcatgATAACAGAGGACCTGTGCTTGAAAGTATTGTTGCTAGAACAGTTAGGCAGATTGAAAGTTCAAGAGAGCATATTCGGTTGGTAGGGTTATCTGCTACACTCCCTAATTATGAGGATGTGGCTTTGTTCTTACGAGTTGATCTGCACCAAGGATTATTCCACTTTGACAATAGTTACAGACCCGTCCCTCTTTCTCAACAGTATATTGGAATCACGGTAAAGAAGCCACTCCAGAGGTTCCAGCTGATGAATGACGTCTGTTACGAAAAGGTAATGGCTATAGCAGGAAAGCATCAAGTCCTTATTTTTGTTCACTCAAGAAAAGAAACAGCCAAAACAGCTCGTGCCATAAGAGATGCTGCTCTTGCTAATGATACTCTGGGGAGATTTTTGAAGGAGGACAGTGCAAGCCGGGAGATTCTCCATACTCATACAGATCTGGTCAAGAGCAATGAACTTAAAGATCTTCTACCATATGGTTTTGCTATTCATCATGCCGGGTTGGCAAGGGCTGACCGCCAGCTCGTTGAGGAGCTATTTGCTGATGGACATGTGCAAGTGTTGGTATCCACTGCAACTCTTGCTTGGGGTGTGAATTTACCTGCTCACACAGTCATTATCAAGGGGACCCAAATATACAATCCTGAAAAGGGTGCATGGACCGAACTGTCCCCTCTGGATGTTATGCAGATGCTGGGTCGTGCAGGAAGGCCCCAGTTTGATTCATATGGGGAGGGCATAATCATTACTGGTCATAGTGAACTACAATATTATCTTTCTTTAATGAATCAGCAGCTTCCTATTGAAAGCCAGTTTGTGTCCAAACTGCCTGATCAATTGAATGCAGAAATTGTTCTTGGAACTGTTCAAAATGCTAGAGAAGCCTCCAATTGGATTGGGTACACTTACTTGTATGTTCGTATGGTGCGCAACCCTACACTGTATGGTTTACCAGCCGATGTTCTCACGAGAGATATAACTTTGGAGGAGAGGAGGGCTGATTTG ATTCATTCTGCTGCAACCATACTGGACAAAAATAATTTGGTTAAATATGATAGAAAAAGTGGATATTTTCAAGTCACAGACTTGGGTCGCATTGCTAGCTACTATTATATAACTCATGGGACGATATCCACCTATAATGAGCATTTGAAGCCCACTATGGGAGATATTGAGCTTTGTCGGTTGTTTTCACTCAGTGAAGAATTCAAATATGTTACAGTGCGGCAGGATGAAAAAATGGAACTAGCAAAGCTTTTGGATCGTGTTCCTATTCCCATCAAGGAAAGCTTGGAAGAGCCTAGCGCCAAGATCAATGTTTTGCTACAGGCATACATTTCACAGTTGAAGCTTGAAGGTCTTTCATTAACGTCTGACATGGTGTTCATAACTCAG AGTGCGGGACGTCTTATGCGAGCTCTTTTTGAGATTGTGTTGAAACGTGGATGGGCCCAATTGGCTGAGAAGGCTTTGAACTTGTGCAAAATGATTAACAAGAGGATGTGGAGTGTACAAACACCTCTTCGCCAATTCAATGGGATCCCAAATGATACTTTGATGAAGTTAGAGAAGAAGGATTTGGCCTGGGATAGGTATTATGACCTTTCATCTCAGGAGATAGGGGAGCTTATTCGTGTCCCAAAGATGGGAAGGACACTTCATAAATTTATTCACCAATTCCCCAAACTTAACCTTGCAGCACATGTGCAGCCAATTACCCGCACTGTTTTGAGGGTTGAGCTCACCATAACGCCAGACTTTCAATGGGAGGACAAAGTTCATGGATACGTCGAGCCATTTTGGGTGATTGTGGAGGATAATGATGGTGAATATGTTCTTCATCatgaatattttatgttgaagaAGCAGTATATCGACGAGGATCACACTTTGAATTTCACAGTGCCAATTTATGAGCCATTGCCTCCTCAGTACTTCATCCGTGTTGTGTCAGATAGATGGCTTGGGTCACAAACTGTTTTACCCGTTTCTTTCAGGCACCTCATTTTACCAGAAAAGTATCCTCCGCCAACAGAGCTATTGGACTTGCAACCACTGCCTGTGACTGCCTTAAGGAATCCATCATATGAAGCTCTTTATAGTTTTAAGCATTTTAATCCTGTTCAGACTCAGGTATTCACTGTCCTGTATAATACAGATGACAATGTTTTAGTTGCTGCCCCAACAGGGAGTGGGAAGACCATATGTGCGGAGTTCGCGATCTTAAGGAATCATCAAAAAGGACCCGAGAGTGTCATGCGTGTTGTGTATATTGCACCCCTTGAAGCACTGGCCAAGGAACGGTATCGTGATTGGGAGAGGAAGTTTGGAAAGGATGGTATTAAAATGCGGGTGGTTGAATTAACAGGGGAAGCAACTACAGATTTGAAACTTCTTGAGAAAGGTCAGATAATTATCAGTACTCCGGAGAAATGGGATGCTTTGTCTCGCCGCTGGAAACAGAGGAAACCTGTTCAACAAGTTAGCCTTTTCATCGTTGATGAACTCCACTTGATTGGGGGTCAAGGTGGTCCTGTCTTGGAGGTGATTGTTTCCAGGATGAGGTATATTGCAAGTCAAGTTGAGAACAAGATTCGAATTGTGGCCCTGTCAACTTCACTTGCAAATGCAAAGGATCTTGGGGAATGGATAGGTGCTACCTCTCATGGCCTTTTCAATTTTCCTCCTGGCGTACGTCCAGTACCATTGGAAGTACACATCCAGGGGGTAGACATAGCTAATTTTGAAGCGAGGATGCAAGCGATGACAAAACCAACATATACTGCAATTGTTCAGCTTGCCAAGAATGAGAAGCCTGCTCTTGTTTTTGTTCCAACAAGGAAGCATGTCCGACTCACTGCTGTGGATCTGATGACCTACTCCGATGGGGATGGAGAGAAGAAGCCATTTTTATTGCAGACCCCTGACAAACTTGATCCTTACATTGACAGAGTTAACGATGAAATGCTTAAAGCCACTTTACGTCATGGAGTGGGTTACTTGCACGAGGGCTTAACTGATAGGGATCGAGACATTGTGTCATATCTGTTTGGCATTGGGGGTATTAAGGTTTGTGTCATGAGCAGCTCAATGTGTTGGGGAGTGTCACTGTCAGCCCATTTGGTGGTCGTGATGGGAACACAATATTATGATGGTCGGGAAAATGCTCACACTGATTACCCAGTTACTGATCTGCTACAAATGATGGGTCATGCTAGTCGACCTTTGTTAGATAACTCTGGGAAGTGTGTCATCCTTTGCCATGCACCTCGTAAAGAATACTACAAGAAGTTCTTGTACGAAGCATTCCCGGTTGAAAGCCATTTACACCACTTTCTACACGATAATCTGAATGCAGAAATTGTCGCAAAAATCATTGAGAACAAGCAAGATGCTGTGGATTATCTTACGTGGACGTTTATGTACAGGAGGCTCACACAAAATCCGAACTATTACAATCTTCAGGGAGTTAGTCACAGGCATCTTTCTGATCACCTGTCAGAGCTTGTAGAGAACACATTGAGCAATTTAGAAGCAAGTAAATGTGTTATCATTGAGGATGATATGGATCTTACTCCTTCGAATCTTGGGATGATAGCATCCTATTATTACATCAGTTACACTACTATAGAGCGTTTCAGTTCTTCTTTGACTTCCAAGACCAAAATGAAGGGTCTTCTGGAGATTTTGTCTTCGGCTACAGAATATGCACTCCTTCCTGTACGACCTGGGGAGGAAGATGTGGTTCGGAGGTTGATTAATCACCAGAGGTTTTCATTTGAAAATCCCAAGTGCACGGACCCGCATGTGAAAGCAAATGCACTTCTTCAGGCCCACTTTGCAAGGCAAACTGTCGGTGGGAACCTAGCATCGGACCAGCGAGAGGTGCTTCTTTCCGCAAGTAGATTGCTTCAGGCAATGGTTGATGTTATTTCAAGCAATGGCTGGCTGAGCCTTGCTCTCCTCGCAATGGAAATCAGCCAAATGGTGACACAGGGCATGTGGGAACGTGATTCCATGCTTCTACAACTCCCACACTTTACAAAGGAGTTGGCCAAGAAATGCCAAGAAAACCCCGGAAAGAGTATAGAGACTGTATTTGATTTagtggagatggaggatgaCGAGAGGCGTGAGCTATTGCAGATGTCAGATGATCAGTTGCTGCACATTGCACAGTTCTGCAACCGTTTCCCCAATATTGATATGACATACGAGGTGCTGGACAACGATAGTGTGAGGGCTGGGAGGGAGATGACGCTGCTGGTCACTCTTGAGAGAGATATGGAGGGAAGGACAGAGGTAGGACCTGTTGATGCTCCCAGGTATCCCAAGGCCAAAGACGAAGGGTGGTGGCTTGTCGTGGGCGATACCAAAACCAACCAGTTGCTTGCCATCAAGAGGGTTTCCTTGCAAAGAAAATCGAAGGTTAAGCTTGATTTCGCCCCTGCAGAAGCTGGAAAGAAGACATACACACTCTATTTCATGTGTGATTCATATCTGGGATGTGACCAAGAGTATACCTTCACCGTCAATGTCAGAGAAGCAGCAGGTCCTGATGAAGATAGCGGGGAAGAATAA